A genomic stretch from Falco cherrug isolate bFalChe1 chromosome 3, bFalChe1.pri, whole genome shotgun sequence includes:
- the SLC2A1 gene encoding solute carrier family 2, facilitated glucose transporter member 1 isoform X1, with protein MDTGSKMTARLMLAVGGAVLGSLQFGYNTGVINAPQKVIEDFYNRTWLYRYDEPISPATLTTLWSLSVAIFSVGGMIGSFSVGLFVNRFGRRNSMLMSNILAFVSAVLMGFSKMAFSFEMLILGRFIIGLYSGLTTGFVPMYVGEVSPTALRGALGTFHQLGIVLGILIAQVFGLDLIMGNDSLWPLLLGFIFVPALLQCIILPFAPESPRFLLINRNEENKAKSVLKKLRGTTDVSSDLQEMKEESRQMMREKKVTIMELFRSPMYRQPILIAIVLQLSQQLSGINAVFYYSTSIFEKSGVEQPVYATIGSGVVNTAFTVVSLFVVERAGRRTLHLIGLAGMAGCAVLMTIALTLLDQMPWMSYLSIVAIFGFVAFFEIGPGPIPWFIVAELFSQGPRPAAFAVAGLSNWTSNFIVGMGFQYIAQLCGSYVFIIFTVLLVLFFIFTYFKVPETKGRTFDEIASGFRQGGASQSDKTPDEFHSLGADSQV; from the exons ATGACTGCTCGCCTGATGCTCGCTGTGGGAGGAGCGGTGCTGGGTTCTTTGCAGTTTGGCTACAACACTGGTGTCATCAACGCCCCACAAAAG GTGATTGAGGACTTCTACAACCGTACCTGGCTGTACCGATATGATGAGCCCATCAGCCCTGCCACCCTCACTACACTCTGGTCCCTCTCCGTCGCAATCTTCTCTGTCGGAGGCATGATCGGATCCTTTTCCGTGGGGCTCTTTGTCAATCGCTTTGGACG gcGCAACTCCATGCTGATGTCCAACATTCTCGCCTTCGTGTCAGCCGTCCTCATGGGCTTCTCCAAGATGGCTTTCTCCTTCGAGATGCTCATCCTTGGCCGCTTCATCATTGGCCTCTACTCTGGCCTCACCACCGGTTTTGTGCCCATGTACGTGGGTGAGGTGTCCCCCACTGCACTGCGCGGCGCGTTGGGAACATTCCACCAGCTTGGCATCGTCTTGGGCATCCTCATCGCACAG GTGTTCGGTTTGGACTTGATCATGGGAAACGACTCGCTCTGGCCACTGCTCCTGGGGTTCATCTTcgtccctgccctgctgcagtgcaTCATCTTGCCCTTCGCCCCTGAGAGCCCCCGCTTCCTCCTCATCAACCGCAACGAGGAGAACAAAGCTAAGAGCG TCCTCAAGAAGCTGAGGGGCACGACGGACGTCAGCAGCGACCTCCAGGAGATGAAGGAGGAGAGCCGGCAAATGATGAGGGAGAAGAAGGTCACCATAATGGAGCTCTTCCGTTCCCCCATGTATCGCCAGCCCATCCTCATCGCCATCGTCCtgcagctgtcccagcagctcTCGGGAATCAACGCG GTCTTCTACTACTCCACCAGCATCTTTGAGAAGTCGGGTGTGGAGCAGCCCGTTTACGCCACCATTGGCTCCGGCGTGGTCAATACAGCTTTCACAGTCGTTTCG CTCTTCGTGGTGGAACGCGCTGGACGGAGGACGCTCCACCTCATCGGCCTGGCAGGGATGGCAGGGTGCGCGGTGCTCATGACCATCGCCCTGACGCTGCTG GACCAAATGCCCTGGATGTCCTACCTCAGCATCGTGGCCATCTTCGGCTTCGTGGCCTTCTTCGAGATTGGTCCAGGCCCCATCCCGTGGTTTATCGTGGCCGAACTGTTCAGCCAGGGCCCTCGGCCCGCTGCCTTCGCTGTCGCCGGGCTCTCCAACTGGACCTCGAACTTCATCGTGGGCATGGGCTTCCAGTACATCGCG caaCTCTGCGGCTCCTACGTCTTCATCATCTTCACGGTGCTGCTAGTCCTCTTCTTCATCTTCACCTACTTCAAGGTGCCGGAGACAAAGGGTCGGACCTTCGACGAAATCGCCTCGGGTTTCCGCCAGGGAGGAGCCAGCCAGAGCGACAAAACCCCGGACGAGTTTCACAGCTTGGGCGCCGACTCGCAGGTCTAA
- the SLC2A1 gene encoding solute carrier family 2, facilitated glucose transporter member 1 isoform X2, producing the protein MTARLMLAVGGAVLGSLQFGYNTGVINAPQKVIEDFYNRTWLYRYDEPISPATLTTLWSLSVAIFSVGGMIGSFSVGLFVNRFGRRNSMLMSNILAFVSAVLMGFSKMAFSFEMLILGRFIIGLYSGLTTGFVPMYVGEVSPTALRGALGTFHQLGIVLGILIAQVFGLDLIMGNDSLWPLLLGFIFVPALLQCIILPFAPESPRFLLINRNEENKAKSVLKKLRGTTDVSSDLQEMKEESRQMMREKKVTIMELFRSPMYRQPILIAIVLQLSQQLSGINAVFYYSTSIFEKSGVEQPVYATIGSGVVNTAFTVVSLFVVERAGRRTLHLIGLAGMAGCAVLMTIALTLLDQMPWMSYLSIVAIFGFVAFFEIGPGPIPWFIVAELFSQGPRPAAFAVAGLSNWTSNFIVGMGFQYIAQLCGSYVFIIFTVLLVLFFIFTYFKVPETKGRTFDEIASGFRQGGASQSDKTPDEFHSLGADSQV; encoded by the exons ATGACTGCTCGCCTGATGCTCGCTGTGGGAGGAGCGGTGCTGGGTTCTTTGCAGTTTGGCTACAACACTGGTGTCATCAACGCCCCACAAAAG GTGATTGAGGACTTCTACAACCGTACCTGGCTGTACCGATATGATGAGCCCATCAGCCCTGCCACCCTCACTACACTCTGGTCCCTCTCCGTCGCAATCTTCTCTGTCGGAGGCATGATCGGATCCTTTTCCGTGGGGCTCTTTGTCAATCGCTTTGGACG gcGCAACTCCATGCTGATGTCCAACATTCTCGCCTTCGTGTCAGCCGTCCTCATGGGCTTCTCCAAGATGGCTTTCTCCTTCGAGATGCTCATCCTTGGCCGCTTCATCATTGGCCTCTACTCTGGCCTCACCACCGGTTTTGTGCCCATGTACGTGGGTGAGGTGTCCCCCACTGCACTGCGCGGCGCGTTGGGAACATTCCACCAGCTTGGCATCGTCTTGGGCATCCTCATCGCACAG GTGTTCGGTTTGGACTTGATCATGGGAAACGACTCGCTCTGGCCACTGCTCCTGGGGTTCATCTTcgtccctgccctgctgcagtgcaTCATCTTGCCCTTCGCCCCTGAGAGCCCCCGCTTCCTCCTCATCAACCGCAACGAGGAGAACAAAGCTAAGAGCG TCCTCAAGAAGCTGAGGGGCACGACGGACGTCAGCAGCGACCTCCAGGAGATGAAGGAGGAGAGCCGGCAAATGATGAGGGAGAAGAAGGTCACCATAATGGAGCTCTTCCGTTCCCCCATGTATCGCCAGCCCATCCTCATCGCCATCGTCCtgcagctgtcccagcagctcTCGGGAATCAACGCG GTCTTCTACTACTCCACCAGCATCTTTGAGAAGTCGGGTGTGGAGCAGCCCGTTTACGCCACCATTGGCTCCGGCGTGGTCAATACAGCTTTCACAGTCGTTTCG CTCTTCGTGGTGGAACGCGCTGGACGGAGGACGCTCCACCTCATCGGCCTGGCAGGGATGGCAGGGTGCGCGGTGCTCATGACCATCGCCCTGACGCTGCTG GACCAAATGCCCTGGATGTCCTACCTCAGCATCGTGGCCATCTTCGGCTTCGTGGCCTTCTTCGAGATTGGTCCAGGCCCCATCCCGTGGTTTATCGTGGCCGAACTGTTCAGCCAGGGCCCTCGGCCCGCTGCCTTCGCTGTCGCCGGGCTCTCCAACTGGACCTCGAACTTCATCGTGGGCATGGGCTTCCAGTACATCGCG caaCTCTGCGGCTCCTACGTCTTCATCATCTTCACGGTGCTGCTAGTCCTCTTCTTCATCTTCACCTACTTCAAGGTGCCGGAGACAAAGGGTCGGACCTTCGACGAAATCGCCTCGGGTTTCCGCCAGGGAGGAGCCAGCCAGAGCGACAAAACCCCGGACGAGTTTCACAGCTTGGGCGCCGACTCGCAGGTCTAA